From a region of the Candidatus Eisenbacteria bacterium genome:
- a CDS encoding ATP-dependent Clp protease ATP-binding subunit — translation MHDKFTERVRKVIYLAREEAARLQHDYIGTEHLLLGVIREGEGIAATVLANLGLDLDRIRQEVENMVSASGGTMTIGEIPFTPRAKRVLELAVEEARSLGHNYVGTEHLLLGLIREGEGVAAKVLLELGVDRKRVREETLKLLGGTPSSSGSGEREERPETPALNQFGRDLTQLARDGKLDPVIGREKEIERVIQVLSRRKKNNPVLIGEPGVGKTAIAEGLAQRIISGQVPESLRSKRIVTLDLAAVVAGTKYRGQFEERLKTVMNEIRESKDTVIFIDELHTIVGAGGAEGAIDASNMLKPALARGELQCIGATTLDEYRKYIEKDGALERRFQPVMVDQPSVADTIQILTGLRDKYEAHHGVKITDDALVQAVKLADRYMNDRFFPDKAIDVIDEACARARLSVSTVPGEIHELEKKLEEVIKEKEAAIRGQEYEKAARLRDKEKDYRARRNELKKSWAESKRDKEVQVDEEMIAAVVSVMTGIPVVKLAEEETQKLLRMEDELRKRVVGQDEAVGAVSRAVRRNRVGLRDPRRPIGSFIFLGPTGVGKTELARALAAFVFDDEDALIRVDMSEYMEKFSVSRLVGAPPGYVGYEEGGQLTEKVRRKPYSVVLLDEIEKAHPDVFNVLLQVLDDGVLTDSSRRRVDFKNTVIIMTSNLGGRQIVSGGKHLGFKSAETGTQQFAAIKSTVQDELKRAFNPEFLNRIDDVIVFQALTRENMRAIVGILLIQLKERLIAQEIHLDLSLEATELLIDKGFDLSLGARPLRRAIQRHLEDPLSEFMLRGQLPAGAMVRVERKGDELDFHPAPHPVPVVPAA, via the coding sequence ATGCACGACAAGTTCACGGAACGCGTACGCAAGGTCATCTATCTCGCCCGTGAGGAAGCCGCGCGTCTCCAGCACGATTACATCGGCACCGAACACCTGCTGCTCGGCGTGATTCGCGAGGGCGAGGGCATCGCGGCGACGGTGCTTGCGAACCTCGGGCTCGACCTCGACCGCATCCGTCAGGAAGTCGAGAACATGGTGAGTGCCTCGGGCGGCACCATGACGATCGGCGAGATTCCGTTCACGCCGCGCGCCAAGCGCGTGCTCGAACTGGCGGTCGAGGAGGCGCGCTCGCTCGGACACAACTACGTGGGCACCGAGCATCTCCTGCTCGGCCTGATTCGCGAGGGCGAGGGCGTGGCGGCGAAGGTGCTGCTCGAACTCGGCGTGGATCGCAAGCGGGTCCGGGAGGAGACGCTCAAGCTGCTCGGCGGCACTCCGTCGTCGTCCGGAAGCGGCGAGCGCGAGGAGCGCCCCGAAACGCCGGCGCTCAATCAGTTCGGGCGCGACCTCACCCAGCTCGCGCGCGACGGCAAACTCGATCCGGTGATCGGACGCGAGAAGGAGATCGAGCGCGTCATCCAGGTGCTGTCGCGCCGCAAGAAGAACAATCCGGTCCTGATCGGCGAGCCGGGGGTCGGCAAGACCGCGATCGCCGAAGGCCTCGCCCAGCGCATCATCTCGGGCCAGGTGCCCGAGAGCCTGCGTTCCAAGCGCATCGTGACGCTCGACCTCGCCGCAGTGGTCGCGGGTACCAAGTATCGCGGGCAGTTCGAGGAACGGCTGAAGACCGTCATGAACGAGATCCGGGAGTCCAAGGACACCGTGATCTTCATCGACGAGCTGCACACCATCGTCGGAGCGGGCGGAGCCGAGGGCGCGATCGACGCCTCGAACATGCTGAAGCCGGCGCTGGCGCGCGGCGAGCTGCAGTGCATCGGCGCGACCACGCTCGACGAGTATCGCAAGTACATCGAGAAAGACGGCGCACTGGAGCGGCGCTTCCAGCCCGTCATGGTGGATCAGCCGAGTGTTGCGGACACCATTCAGATCCTGACCGGACTGCGCGACAAGTACGAGGCCCATCACGGCGTCAAGATCACCGACGACGCGCTGGTGCAGGCCGTCAAGCTCGCCGACCGGTACATGAACGACCGTTTCTTCCCGGACAAAGCGATCGACGTCATCGACGAAGCGTGCGCACGCGCGCGCCTCTCGGTCAGCACCGTGCCGGGCGAGATCCACGAACTCGAGAAGAAGCTCGAGGAGGTCATCAAGGAGAAGGAAGCGGCGATTCGCGGTCAGGAGTACGAAAAGGCCGCGCGACTGCGCGACAAGGAGAAGGACTACCGCGCCCGCCGCAACGAGCTCAAGAAGTCGTGGGCCGAGTCGAAGCGCGACAAGGAAGTGCAGGTCGACGAGGAGATGATCGCGGCGGTGGTCTCGGTGATGACCGGCATCCCGGTCGTGAAGCTCGCCGAGGAGGAGACCCAGAAACTGCTGCGCATGGAAGATGAACTGCGCAAGCGGGTGGTCGGGCAGGACGAAGCGGTCGGCGCGGTCTCGCGAGCGGTGCGCCGCAATCGAGTCGGGCTGCGCGATCCGCGACGCCCGATCGGTTCGTTCATTTTCCTCGGGCCGACCGGGGTCGGAAAGACCGAGCTGGCGCGTGCGCTGGCGGCGTTCGTGTTCGACGACGAAGACGCCCTGATCCGCGTCGACATGTCCGAATACATGGAGAAATTCTCGGTCTCGCGGCTGGTGGGAGCACCGCCCGGGTATGTGGGGTACGAGGAGGGCGGGCAGCTCACGGAGAAGGTGCGCCGCAAGCCGTATTCGGTGGTGCTGCTCGACGAGATTGAAAAAGCACACCCGGATGTGTTCAATGTCCTGCTCCAGGTGCTCGACGACGGCGTCCTCACGGACAGCTCCCGCCGCAGGGTCGACTTCAAGAACACCGTCATCATCATGACGTCGAACCTGGGTGGCCGTCAGATCGTCTCGGGCGGCAAGCACCTCGGGTTCAAGTCGGCGGAAACCGGTACCCAGCAGTTTGCGGCCATCAAGAGCACGGTTCAGGACGAACTCAAGCGCGCCTTCAATCCGGAATTCCTCAACCGGATCGACGACGTGATCGTGTTCCAGGCGCTCACGCGCGAGAACATGCGGGCAATCGTCGGAATCCTGCTCATCCAGTTGAAGGAGCGGCTGATTGCGCAGGAAATCCATCTCGACCTCTCCCTTGAAGCGACGGAGTTGC